One region of Arcobacter sp. CECT 8983 genomic DNA includes:
- a CDS encoding phosphate/phosphite/phosphonate ABC transporter substrate-binding protein, which produces MKQVFYLFLIFGISAFAVELTLGVVPQQSPLKLSKKWKKITQYLHNETGIKVIFKTQRSIPSFEKVLYSGGYDIAYMNPYHFIVANKQQNYEAFTRANKQIEGILLSKDKNFKVDKNYLKDKTFLFPAPNAFAATLLTKYELRKLYNFNVDKDAKVLYVNSHDSVYKGVAREVGDIGGGIVRTYNNFIDKNDKEKISIVYKTNAYPSHPIAAHPRVNNEIVKKLQDAFLNMPNDLKKILSIKKFIKTDSKEYEVIKEVKSN; this is translated from the coding sequence ATGAAACAAGTTTTTTATCTATTTTTAATTTTTGGTATAAGTGCATTTGCGGTAGAACTTACTTTAGGTGTTGTTCCTCAACAAAGTCCTTTAAAACTATCAAAAAAATGGAAAAAAATAACTCAATATTTGCACAATGAAACAGGAATTAAAGTTATATTTAAAACCCAAAGATCAATTCCTAGTTTTGAGAAAGTTTTATACTCTGGTGGGTATGATATTGCTTATATGAATCCTTATCATTTTATAGTTGCTAATAAACAGCAAAATTATGAAGCATTTACAAGGGCAAATAAACAAATAGAAGGTATTTTACTTAGCAAAGATAAAAATTTCAAAGTAGATAAAAATTATTTAAAAGATAAAACATTTTTATTTCCTGCTCCAAATGCTTTTGCCGCAACTTTACTTACAAAATATGAGTTAAGAAAACTTTATAATTTTAATGTGGATAAAGATGCAAAAGTTTTATATGTAAATTCCCATGATTCTGTTTATAAAGGAGTTGCAAGAGAAGTTGGAGATATAGGTGGTGGAATTGTAAGAACATACAATAATTTTATAGATAAAAATGATAAAGAAAAAATATCTATTGTTTATAAAACAAATGCTTATCCAAGTCATCCAATTGCTGCTCATCCAAGAGTAAATAATGAGATAGTAAAAAAGTTACAAGATGCATTTTTAAATATGCCTAATGATTTAAAAAAAATCTTAAGTATAAAAAAGTTTATTAAAACTGATTCAAAAGAGTATGAAGTAATTAAAGAAGTTAAGTCAAATTAG
- a CDS encoding HAMP domain-containing sensor histidine kinase yields the protein MSFKYRFILSFVLLEIFFIMLIVSVNFIAINNSSNKLIKEQIESNITFLEEMLKVPLSIYDLATIDNLLYKTEELSHINSIVVLDSNKRVLSEVYNFQHFSLEELIKFQKDFKHELDDENYEIRYKEIKEGETQLGSLYIVFDTSENKQFISKNIRNTLSIIFVEILFSTLLSYLIGSRLTRMLTNLSDVAKEIGETKTPEIPYRNNKDEIGVLANSLNKMQFDLKIRREKLKHLTKSLEEQKEELLFANKAKDDFLANMSHELKTPLNSINIISSVMSKNKPSNLSEKDIYNLNIINRCGHDLLYLINDVLDISKLEAKEIRLYKEDINIKLLIESICETFKPQVLNKNLELIFTCKDSIGIIHSDKQRIKQIVGNLLSNALKFTEKGKIEIILKDKDNFIEIIVKDDGIGIKEDKIKDIFDRFKQAEESISRRYGGTGLGLAICKELSILLGGDIKVESIFGKGSTFSVLIDKNENEINSSNNVMEIKDKV from the coding sequence ATGTCATTTAAATATAGATTCATTTTATCTTTTGTATTGCTAGAAATATTCTTTATTATGTTAATTGTATCAGTTAACTTTATTGCAATAAATAATTCTTCTAATAAACTAATAAAAGAGCAAATTGAGTCTAATATAACTTTTCTAGAAGAGATGTTAAAAGTACCATTAAGTATTTATGATTTGGCAACTATAGATAATCTTTTATATAAAACTGAAGAGTTAAGTCATATTAATTCTATTGTAGTTTTAGATTCAAATAAAAGAGTCTTATCTGAAGTATATAATTTTCAACATTTTTCTTTAGAAGAGTTAATTAAATTTCAAAAAGATTTTAAACATGAATTAGATGATGAGAATTATGAGATAAGATATAAAGAGATTAAAGAAGGTGAGACTCAATTAGGAAGTCTTTATATAGTTTTTGATACTTCTGAAAATAAACAATTTATTTCAAAAAATATTAGAAATACACTTAGTATCATTTTTGTAGAAATACTTTTTTCTACTCTTCTTTCATATCTTATAGGGTCTAGATTAACAAGAATGCTAACAAACCTTTCTGATGTAGCAAAAGAGATTGGAGAAACAAAAACCCCAGAAATACCATATAGAAATAATAAGGATGAAATAGGAGTTTTAGCAAATTCATTAAATAAAATGCAATTTGATTTAAAAATTAGACGAGAAAAACTAAAACATTTAACAAAAAGTCTAGAAGAACAAAAAGAGGAGTTATTATTTGCAAATAAAGCAAAAGATGATTTTTTAGCAAATATGAGTCATGAATTAAAAACACCATTAAACTCTATAAATATAATAAGTTCAGTAATGTCTAAAAATAAACCTAGTAATCTAAGTGAAAAAGATATTTATAATTTAAATATTATAAATAGATGTGGTCATGATTTATTGTATTTAATTAATGATGTATTAGATATCTCAAAACTTGAAGCCAAAGAGATTCGTTTATATAAAGAAGATATAAATATAAAACTTTTAATAGAAAGTATATGTGAAACATTTAAGCCACAAGTTCTTAATAAGAACCTAGAACTAATTTTTACTTGTAAGGATTCTATAGGCATTATTCATAGTGATAAACAAAGAATAAAACAGATTGTTGGAAATCTTTTAAGTAATGCTTTAAAGTTTACAGAAAAAGGAAAAATAGAGATAATTTTAAAAGATAAAGATAACTTTATAGAAATAATAGTAAAAGATGATGGAATAGGAATAAAAGAAGATAAAATAAAAGATATCTTTGATAGATTTAAACAAGCAGAAGAGAGTATTTCACGAAGATATGGTGGTACAGGATTAGGACTTGCAATTTGTAAAGAATTAAGTATTTTATTAGGTGGAGATATAAAAGTTGAAAGTATTTTTGGAAAAGGAAGTACTTTTAGTGTTCTTATTGATAAAAATGAAAATGAAATAAACTCTTCAAATAATGTGATGGAAATAAAGGATAAAGTATGA